A genome region from Erigeron canadensis isolate Cc75 chromosome 3, C_canadensis_v1, whole genome shotgun sequence includes the following:
- the LOC122593137 gene encoding protein GrpE-like isoform X2, with protein sequence MASAAAATTINVSTLSNNKLSLVCSSSSIHYSRKSTTSHLSSSSFPLSISTSSSFFNTKRLPLNRFFPSSSSHDETNDAVVTDDPPQAEDTTTTTEDDEIDGADKSSPASILAALESYKEALADNDASKLSQIESHFKSLEEDKLVLKTQLATLSEELSSAKDRVLRISADFDNFRKRTERERISLVANAQGEVVENLLPVLDNFQRAKAAIKVENEKEETINNSYQSIYKQFVEILNSLGVVPVETTGQPFDPLANPRVGSKFSRVLDDLFQKLSGVIKT encoded by the exons atGGCTTCTGCTGCAGCTGCAACTACTATTAATGTATCTACTCTTTCTAATAATAAGCTGTCACTTGTGTGCAGCAGCAGCAGTATACACTACTCCAGGAAGTCAACAACATCACACTTATCATCCTCCTCATTTCCTCTTTCAATATCTACATCTTCTTCGTTTTTCAATACTAAACGTCTCCCACTAAAtcgtttctttccttcttcttcttcacacgACGAAACTAACGACGCCGTCGTCACCGACGACCCTCCTCAG GCGGAAGATACAACAACAACTACAGAGGACGATGAAATTGACGGTGCAGACAAAAGTTCCCCTGCATCCATATTAGCAGCACTTGAGTCATACAAAGAGGCCTTGGCAGATAACGACGCCTCAAAACTATCTCAAATCGAATCTCATTTCAAGTCCCTTGAAGAAGATAAGCTAGTTCTGAAAACACAACTGGCGACATTATCGGAAGAACTTTCTAGTGCGAAAGATCGGGTCCTTAGGATAAGTGCAGACTTTGACAATTTTAGAAAAAGGACAGAAAGGGAACGGATTTCGTTGGTTGCAAACGCACAAGGCGAAGTCGTTGAGAATCTTTTGCCGGTTTTGGATAATTTCCAACGAGCTAAAGCTGCTATCAAAGTTGAGAATGAGAAAGAGGAGACAATTAATAATAGTTACCAGAGCATTTACAAGCAATTTGTGGAGATATTAAACTCTCTTGGTGTGGTTCCTGTCGAAACAACTGGACAGCCTTTTGATCCTTTG GCAAATCCAAGAGTTGGCTCGAAATTCAGTCGAGTACTTGATGATCTTTTTCAAAAGCTCTCGGGTGTTATCAAGACTTAG